A single Glycine soja cultivar W05 chromosome 14, ASM419377v2, whole genome shotgun sequence DNA region contains:
- the LOC114383288 gene encoding U-box domain-containing protein 4-like, whose amino-acid sequence MDGFPPEAEATAVAVRRALELLQLNDPVLRVQAARDIRRLTKTSQRCRRQLRQAVAPLVSMLRVDSPEFHEPALLALLNLAVQDETNKISIVEAGALEPIISFLKSQNPNMQEYATASLLTLSASPTNKPIISACGTIPLLVNILRDGSPQAKVDAVTALSNLSTTQPENLSIILQTNAMPLIVSLLKTCRKSSKIAEKCSALIESLVGYEEGRTSLTSEEGGVLAVVEVLENGTPQSREHAVGALLTMCQSDRCKYREPILREGVIPGLLELTVQGTPKSQPKARTLLQLLRESPYSRPEAEPDTLENIVCDIISQIDGDDQSGKAKKMLAEMVQVSMEQSLRHLQQRALVCTPSEMPIASCASEVSSKY is encoded by the exons ATGGACGGTTTTCCACCGGAGGCGGAGGCAACGGCGGTGGCCGTACGGCGGGCGTTGGAGCTTCTGCAGCTGAACGACCCCGTTTTGAGGGTCCAAGCGGCGAGGGACATCCGGCGCCTCACCAAGACCTCGCAGCGGTGCCGCCGCCAGCTCCGGCAAGCCGTGGCGCCACTCGTGTCCATGCTCCGAGTCGACTCGCCCGAGTTCCACGAACCTGCGCTTCTCGCTCTGCTTAACCTCGCCGTACAAGACGAAAC GAATAAAATTAGCATTGTGGAAGCTGGTGCATTAGAGCCAATAATTAGTTTCCTCAAGTCACAAAATCCAAATATGCAGGAGTATGCAACTGCATCTTTGCTCACTCTATCTGCCTCTCCAACCAACAAGCCAATCATTAGTGCTTGTGGCACCATTCCTCTTCTTGTGAATATTCTAAGAGATGGAAGCCCTCAAGCTAAAGTTGATGCTGTGACGGCTCTGTCCAATTTATCAACAACACAACCTGAAAACCTCAGCATCATTCTCCAAACAAATGCAATGCCTTTAATTGTTAGCCTTCTCAAAACCTGTAGAAAATCCTCAAAAATAGCTGAAAAATGTTCTGCTTTGATAGAATCCTTGGTAGGTTATGAGGAGGGGAGAACTTCCTTAACATCTGAAGAAGGTGGAGTTCTTGCAGTTGTGGAAGTTCTTGAAAATGGTACTCCCCAAAGTAGGGAACATGCTGTTGGAGCACTGCTGACAATGTGCCAAAGTGATAGATGTAAATATAGGGAACCAATTCTTAGAGAAGGTGTTATTCCGGGACTTCTTGAGCTTACAGTTCAAGGAACCCCCAAGTCTCAGCCAAAGGCACGTACCCTTTTGCAGTTACTAAGAGAGTCTCCATATTCAAGACCTGAAGCTGAACCTGACACTCTTGAGAACATAGTGTGTGACATCATATCACAGATTGATGGGGATGATCAATCTGGTAAAGCAAAGAAGATGCTAGCTGAGATGGTCCAAGTCAGCATGGAGCAGAGTTTGAGACATTTACAGCAAAGGGCTCTTGTATGTACCCCTAGTGAAATGCCTATTGCAAGTTGTGCTTCTGAAGTTTCTTCAAAATATTAG